A single window of Bacteroidota bacterium DNA harbors:
- a CDS encoding fumarylacetoacetate hydrolase family protein has translation MRFVRFRDNDEKTHYGRLEEGTIRVLKQAPWLGIEETGKTVKPEDTTLVAPVEPSKIVCIGLNYHAHVKASYSADEAPERPLIFLKPPSAVIGPEEKIIHTTQSERVDYEAELGIVMGKTAKDISEVNAPDYIFGLTCVNDVTARDLQKVDGQWSRAKGFDTFCPVGPWIVSDLDFSDLLVEGILNDQIMQSGRTAQMIFKIPFLISYISSVMTLLPGDIISTGTPSGISPMKPGDKIEVRVEGIGTLVNYVA, from the coding sequence CTGCGATTTGTCCGCTTCCGCGATAATGATGAAAAAACGCACTATGGGCGACTGGAAGAGGGAACCATCCGTGTCCTGAAACAAGCTCCGTGGCTGGGGATTGAAGAAACGGGCAAGACCGTGAAACCGGAAGACACCACGCTGGTGGCGCCGGTGGAACCGTCCAAGATCGTTTGTATTGGATTAAATTACCACGCCCACGTCAAAGCGAGTTACTCCGCCGATGAGGCCCCCGAGCGACCCCTGATATTTTTGAAACCACCCTCGGCCGTAATCGGCCCCGAAGAGAAGATCATACACACGACTCAATCCGAGCGAGTGGACTACGAGGCGGAGCTGGGCATCGTAATGGGCAAGACTGCCAAAGACATCTCCGAGGTAAATGCTCCGGACTATATTTTCGGCCTGACCTGTGTCAATGATGTCACCGCCCGCGATCTGCAGAAAGTCGACGGCCAGTGGTCGCGCGCCAAAGGATTCGACACGTTTTGCCCGGTCGGACCGTGGATTGTCAGCGATCTTGACTTCTCTGATCTCCTGGTCGAAGGCATTCTCAACGATCAAATCATGCAATCGGGTCGAACCGCGCAGATGATATTCAAGATTCCGTTTTTGATCAGCTATATCTCATCGGTGATGACCCTCTTGCCCGGCGACATCATCTCAACCGGTACGCCTTCCGGGATCTCGCCGATGAAACCGGGGGACAAGATCGAGGTACGGGTCGAGGGAATCGGGACGCTGGTCAATTACGTCGCATAA
- a CDS encoding MATE family efflux transporter, with protein sequence MPTPDHITDGPIARTVFSLAVPVVLGMLMEFALATTDYFWVGKLGASAQDAVTTSMVVIWTMFAATSIISIGITALVSRHIGGKRPERAAFYTRQGLAMALFVGLAASATGFALAPSFLRFMGTSEVTLPIALAYMRVSFGFATAFFIVEVVYAVFRATGDTRTPTKIAVTVVLLNMGIDPLLIFGWGPVPALGVAGASVATGLSGLTAASWALGKLLRGRAGFPVSGLFQYRPDFREIYKIARIGLPIASQQFVFVAVYWFLIKIVHQFGEGAAAAMGIGNRMESFSYLTCTGFAVAASTMVGQNLGAEKPDRAARCAWSATGLAVVVTMSMSVLFLTIPRQIASVFTDSPAVLEIAVAYLMILGLSQITMAVEIVLEGAFGGAGDTIPPMVVMSIGALARIPLAYWLCFTLGWGINGVWWTLTFTTTVKALILAYWFWRGRWKLKQV encoded by the coding sequence ATGCCGACTCCTGACCATATCACCGACGGCCCCATCGCCCGAACCGTCTTTTCACTGGCCGTCCCGGTGGTGCTGGGCATGCTTATGGAGTTTGCTCTGGCCACCACCGATTATTTCTGGGTGGGCAAGCTTGGGGCTTCCGCTCAGGACGCCGTGACGACTTCGATGGTTGTCATCTGGACCATGTTTGCAGCGACCTCAATCATCTCAATTGGAATTACCGCTCTTGTTTCCCGCCATATCGGGGGGAAACGACCGGAACGGGCAGCGTTTTACACGAGGCAGGGACTGGCCATGGCCCTGTTTGTCGGCTTGGCCGCATCGGCGACGGGATTTGCGCTCGCGCCCTCCTTTCTCCGTTTCATGGGGACCTCGGAAGTCACGCTTCCGATTGCGCTTGCTTATATGCGAGTGTCGTTTGGATTCGCCACCGCCTTTTTTATCGTCGAGGTCGTGTACGCCGTTTTTCGAGCTACCGGGGACACTCGTACACCCACCAAAATAGCCGTGACCGTTGTTCTGCTGAACATGGGTATCGACCCGCTCCTGATATTCGGCTGGGGACCGGTTCCAGCGCTGGGCGTGGCCGGAGCGAGCGTCGCCACCGGGCTGTCCGGCCTGACCGCCGCATCCTGGGCGCTTGGCAAACTTTTGCGCGGCCGGGCGGGATTCCCGGTCAGCGGACTGTTTCAATACCGCCCAGATTTTCGCGAGATTTACAAGATTGCCCGAATCGGACTTCCGATCGCCAGCCAGCAGTTCGTTTTCGTCGCCGTGTACTGGTTTTTGATAAAGATAGTCCATCAGTTCGGAGAAGGCGCCGCCGCTGCGATGGGTATCGGAAACCGGATGGAGTCGTTTTCTTATCTGACCTGTACCGGCTTCGCGGTGGCCGCCTCGACCATGGTCGGCCAGAATCTCGGGGCCGAAAAACCCGATCGCGCCGCCCGATGTGCCTGGAGTGCGACGGGACTTGCGGTCGTCGTCACGATGTCGATGTCCGTTCTTTTCCTGACAATCCCGAGGCAAATAGCCTCCGTTTTTACGGATAGTCCGGCCGTTCTCGAAATTGCTGTCGCCTACCTTATGATTCTCGGCCTGTCGCAAATTACAATGGCGGTCGAAATCGTCCTGGAGGGGGCATTTGGCGGGGCGGGAGACACGATTCCGCCGATGGTTGTGATGAGTATCGGGGCACTGGCTCGCATTCCGCTCGCTTATTGGCTCTGTTTCACACTCGGCTGGGGTATCAATGGTGTGTGGTGGACATTGACCTTCACTACCACGGTCAAGGCGCTGATATTGGCTTATTGGTTCTGGCGCGGTCGATGGAAACTCAAGCAAGTCTGA